The Triticum aestivum cultivar Chinese Spring chromosome 7B, IWGSC CS RefSeq v2.1, whole genome shotgun sequence genome window below encodes:
- the LOC123158991 gene encoding CBL-interacting protein kinase 25: protein MGDRPKLPARYEQVKLLGEGNFAKVYLARHMDTKEEVAIKVMDKEKLIKLGAVQQIKREIAVMRRLRHPNIVQLHKVMACKSRIFVVMEYVRGGPLYRHIPANSGLKEDETRRIFQQLVSALTFCHAQGVYHRDIKPDNLLVDEHGNLKVADFGLSAHADTARREALLHTVCGTPLYVPPEVFARRGYDGAKADAWSCGIVLFVLAAGRKPFRDDDFITLYRTICRGDYRCPRTFSPELVRIVRRLLQPNPAHRITLLQIKETDWFKKGFKEVSFYIDNKDCLRSLDGSEEPDLCDSDSEDETAMSSSSSGSSSPVAHGDGGGMHTSVSAPSLVNLEKMHIAAARAPEPRIRRIKSMNAFDIIASSPSFDLSGLFEERGEQLRFVSSAPVNTIISKLEEIAGQVSFTARTKDCQVSFEATRNGHKGALAISTKIFQLTPELVMVQVCKKAGDTAEYRQFCGSELKPGLRGIVDGLPEDGLPPTLNVA, encoded by the coding sequence ATGGGGGATCGGCCAAAGCTTCCTGCCCGGTACGAGCAGGTGAAGCTGCTCGGCGAGGGCAATTTCGCCAAGGTCTACCTCGCGCGGCACATGGAtaccaaggaggaggtggcaatCAAGGTGATGGACAAGGAGAAGCTCATCAAGTTGGGCGCCGTTCAACAGATCAAGCGCGAGATCGCCGTGATGCGCCGGTTGCGCCACCCCAACATCGTTCAGCTCCACAAGGTGATGGCCTGCAAGTCCCGCATCTTCGTCGTCATGGAGTACGTCCGCGGTGGCCCGCTCTACCGCCACATCCCCGCCAACAGCGGCCTCAAGGAGGACGAGACGCGCCGCATCTTCCAGCAGCTCGTCTCGGCGCTCACCTTCTGCCACGCGCAGGGCGTGTACCACCGCGACATCAAGCCCGACAACCTCCTCGTCGACGAGCACGGCAATCTCAAGGTCGCCGACTTCGGGCTCTCCGCCCACGCCGACACGGCTCGCCGGGAGGcgctcctccacaccgtctgtgGCACGCCCCTGTACGTCCCTCCCGAGGTGTTCGCGCGCCGGGGCTATGACGGTGCCAAGGCGGACGCCTGGTCATGCGGCATCGTCCTCTTCGTGCTCGCCGCCGGCCGCAAGCCTTTCCGGGACGACGACTTCATCACCCTGTACCGGACAATCTGCCGCGGTGACTACCGTTGCCCACGCACCTTCAGCCCCGAACTGGTACGCATAGTACGCCGCCTCCTCCAACCAAACCCAGCGCACCGAATCACACTCCTGCAAATCAAGGAAACAGATTGGTTCAAGAAAGGCTTCAAAGAAGTTAGTTTCTACATCGACAACAAGGACTGCTTGCGCAGCCTTGATGGCTCCGAAGAGCCTGATCTCTGTGACTCTGACTCCGAGGACGAGACTGCCATGTCTTCGTCATCCTCCGGCTCTTCCTCTCCCGTGGctcatggcgacggcggcggcatgcACACCTCGGTTTCAGCACCGTCTCTTGTAAATCTGGAGAAGATGCACATTGCTGCAGCTCGTGCCCCCGAGCCGCGCATAAGACGGATCAAGAGCATGAACGCGTTCGACATCATCGCCTCCTCGCCAAGCTTCGATCTGTCCGGGCTGTTCGAGGAGCGTGGCGAGCAGTTGCGTTTCGTGTCCAGCGCGCCGGTGAATACCATCATCTCGAAGCTGGAGGAGATCGCCGGGCAAGTTAGCTTCACGGCACGCACCAAGGATTGCCAAGTGAGCTTCGAGGCGACGAGGAATGGCCACAAGGGCGCGCTGGCCATATCCACCAAGATATTCCAGCTCACGCCGGAGCTCGTCATGGTCCAGGTATGCAAGAAAGCCGGAGACACCGCTGAATACCGTCAATTCTGCGGCAGTGAGCTCAAGCCCGGCCTTCGAGGTATTGTGGATGGCCTGCCCGAGGATGGCCTTCCTCCGACGTTGAATGTTGCGTGA